A region from the Azospirillaceae bacterium genome encodes:
- the scpA gene encoding methylmalonyl-CoA mutase has translation MSDFPEKTLADWQRLAAKEFGADAEGLVRTTPEGIQVKPLYTAADLEGLEVQTLPGFAPYTRGPRATMYSHRPWTIRQYAGFSTAEESNRFYKANLAAGQMGLSVAFDLATHRGYDSDHPRVVGDVGKAGVAIDSVEDMKTLFDGIPLDKMSVSMTMNGAVLPVLAGYIVAAEEQGVSQDKLSGTIQNDILKEFMVRNTYIYPPDPSMRIVADIIEYTALNMPKYNSISISGYHMQEAGATAVQELAFTLADGLEYVRAATSKGLKVDQFAPRLSFFFAIGMNFFMEVAKLRAARLLWAKLMKKHFDPQDARSLALRTHCQTSGVSLTEQDPYNNVVRTTIEAMAAVLGGTQSLHTNSFDEALGLPTPFSARIARNTQLIIAEETGVPHVVDPLGGSYYVESLTASLVAEAEALIDQVEGMGGMTKAVEGGLPKLMIEEAAARRQARIDRGEEVVVGVNKYRPQNPERVEVLDIDNTAVREAQIARLKQIRASRDTAAVTAALEALTQGARDGTGNLLDLAVKATRARATVGEISDALEKVFTRHRAVIRSVSGVYGSAYDGDEGFARIRQDVAAFAEAEGRRPRMLVVKMGQDGHDRGAKVIATAFADIGFDVDVGPLFQTPEEAARQAVENDVHVIGVSSQAAGHKTLVPALIDSLKAQGAGDILVVCGGVIPPQDYDILYQAGAAAIYGPGTNIPVAAAEILEILNKKRVAAA, from the coding sequence ATGAGCGACTTCCCCGAAAAGACCCTGGCCGATTGGCAGCGCCTGGCCGCCAAGGAATTCGGTGCCGATGCCGAGGGCCTGGTGCGCACCACGCCCGAAGGCATCCAGGTGAAGCCGCTCTACACCGCGGCGGACCTGGAAGGGCTGGAGGTCCAGACCCTTCCGGGTTTCGCACCCTATACCCGTGGCCCCCGCGCCACCATGTACAGCCACCGGCCCTGGACCATCCGCCAGTACGCCGGCTTCTCCACGGCGGAGGAAAGCAACCGCTTCTACAAGGCCAACCTGGCGGCGGGCCAGATGGGCCTGTCGGTCGCCTTCGACCTGGCGACCCATCGCGGCTATGACAGCGACCACCCGCGCGTGGTGGGCGACGTGGGCAAGGCCGGCGTCGCCATCGACAGCGTGGAGGACATGAAGACCCTGTTCGACGGCATCCCGTTGGACAAGATGAGTGTGTCCATGACCATGAACGGCGCCGTGCTGCCGGTGCTGGCCGGCTACATCGTGGCGGCGGAGGAGCAAGGCGTCAGCCAGGACAAGCTGTCCGGGACCATCCAGAACGACATCCTGAAGGAGTTCATGGTCCGCAACACCTATATCTACCCGCCCGACCCCAGCATGCGCATCGTGGCCGACATCATCGAGTACACGGCCCTGAACATGCCCAAGTACAACTCCATCTCCATCAGCGGCTACCACATGCAGGAGGCCGGCGCCACGGCGGTGCAGGAACTGGCCTTCACCCTGGCCGATGGGCTGGAATACGTGCGGGCGGCGACGTCCAAAGGGCTGAAGGTCGACCAGTTCGCGCCGCGCCTGTCCTTCTTCTTCGCCATCGGCATGAACTTCTTCATGGAAGTGGCCAAGCTGCGCGCGGCGCGCCTGCTGTGGGCCAAACTGATGAAGAAGCATTTCGACCCGCAGGATGCGCGTTCCCTGGCGTTGCGCACTCACTGCCAGACCTCCGGCGTCAGCCTGACGGAGCAGGACCCCTACAACAACGTGGTGCGCACCACCATCGAGGCCATGGCCGCCGTGCTGGGCGGCACCCAGTCGCTGCACACCAACAGCTTTGACGAGGCCCTGGGCCTGCCCACCCCCTTCTCCGCCCGCATCGCCCGCAACACCCAGCTGATCATCGCCGAGGAAACCGGCGTGCCCCACGTGGTCGACCCGCTGGGCGGCAGCTATTACGTGGAAAGCCTGACCGCCAGCCTGGTGGCCGAGGCCGAGGCGCTGATCGACCAGGTCGAGGGCATGGGCGGCATGACCAAGGCCGTGGAAGGCGGCCTGCCCAAGCTGATGATCGAGGAGGCCGCCGCCCGCCGCCAGGCCCGCATCGACCGGGGTGAAGAGGTCGTGGTCGGCGTCAACAAGTACCGGCCGCAGAATCCTGAGCGGGTGGAGGTGCTGGACATCGACAACACCGCGGTGCGCGAGGCCCAGATCGCCCGCCTGAAGCAGATCCGCGCCAGCCGCGACACCGCCGCCGTGACAGCGGCCCTGGAGGCCCTGACCCAGGGTGCGCGCGATGGCACCGGCAACCTGCTGGATCTGGCGGTCAAGGCCACCCGCGCCCGCGCCACGGTGGGGGAGATTTCGGACGCGCTGGAAAAGGTGTTCACCCGCCACCGCGCCGTCATCCGGTCCGTCAGCGGCGTCTATGGCTCGGCCTATGATGGCGATGAGGGTTTTGCCCGTATCCGCCAGGACGTGGCCGCCTTCGCCGAGGCCGAGGGCCGCCGGCCGCGCATGCTGGTGGTGAAGATGGGCCAGGACGGCCATGACCGCGGCGCCAAGGTCATCGCCACCGCCTTCGCCGACATCGGCTTCGACGTCGACGTCGGCCCGCTGTTCCAGACGCCGGAGGAAGCGGCCCGCCAGGCGGTCGAGAACGACGTGCACGTCATCGGCGTGTCGTCGCAGGCGGCCGGGCACAAGACCCTGGTTCCGGCATTGATCGACAGCCTGAAGGCCCAGGGGGCCGGCGACATCCTGGTGGTGTGCGGCGGCGTCATCCCCCCGCAGGACTATGACATTTTGTACCAGGCGGGCGCGGCTGCCATCTACGGCCCCGGCACCAACATTCCCGTCGCCGCCGCGGAAATCCTGGAGATTTTGAACAAGAAGCGCGTGGCTGCCGCCTGA
- a CDS encoding acetyl/propionyl/methylcrotonyl-CoA carboxylase subunit alpha: protein MFTKILIANRGEIACRVIKTARRMGIKTVAVYSDADAGALHVQMADEAVAIGPAPSAQSYLVADRIIEACLKTGAQAVHPGYGFLSEKAAFCEALKANGITFIGPDVHAIGAMGDKIESKKLAKAAGVSTVPGYLGVIKDDEEAVRIAHDIGYPVMIKASAGGGGKGMRVAWDDTQTREGFRSASNEARSSFADDRVFIEKYVTEPRHIEIQVMADAHGNCVYLGERECSIQRRHQKVIEEAPSPFLDAATRKAMGEQAVALAQAVQYRSAGTVEFIVDKDRNFYFLEMNTRLQVEHPVTEMITGLDLVELMIRVAAGEKLPLTQDEVKLTGWALEARVYAEEPTRNFLPSIGRVTRYRPPAEGAGAGGHEAGVVRVDTGIHEGGEISMFYDPMIAKLITYGPDRTTAISAMGDALDRFQIRGVGHNISFLAALVESRRFGEGRLTTNFIAEEFPDGFHGLELPPETLTRLLAVAASIHRRRVERDATISGQMAGHHRVVPCDWVVRVGRDNHALEVDAADDGHDVILDGQTLAVRSADWETGQTLWTGTVDGQALAVQVDGTGIGYRLFHAGAELDVQVLTARAAEFAALMPVKAKPDMSKFLLSPMPGLLVTVAVAVGDEVKAGQELAVVEAMKMENILRAEADGKVKKIAADKGSSLAVDQIIIEFE from the coding sequence ATGTTCACCAAAATACTGATCGCCAACCGGGGCGAGATCGCCTGCCGGGTCATCAAGACGGCGCGCCGCATGGGCATCAAGACGGTGGCGGTTTATTCCGACGCCGATGCCGGCGCTCTGCATGTGCAGATGGCGGACGAGGCCGTGGCCATCGGCCCCGCCCCGTCGGCCCAGAGCTACCTGGTGGCCGACCGCATCATCGAGGCGTGCCTGAAGACCGGCGCCCAGGCGGTGCACCCGGGCTACGGCTTCCTGTCGGAAAAGGCCGCGTTCTGCGAGGCCCTGAAGGCCAACGGCATCACCTTCATCGGTCCCGACGTCCACGCCATCGGCGCCATGGGCGACAAGATCGAGTCCAAGAAGCTGGCCAAGGCCGCCGGCGTCTCCACCGTTCCCGGCTACCTGGGCGTCATCAAGGACGATGAGGAGGCGGTGCGCATCGCCCACGACATCGGCTATCCGGTGATGATCAAGGCGTCGGCCGGCGGCGGCGGCAAGGGCATGCGCGTGGCCTGGGACGACACCCAGACCCGCGAAGGCTTCCGCAGCGCCAGCAATGAGGCGCGGTCCAGCTTCGCCGATGATCGCGTCTTCATCGAGAAGTACGTGACCGAGCCGCGCCACATCGAAATCCAGGTGATGGCCGACGCCCATGGCAACTGCGTCTACCTGGGCGAGCGTGAGTGCAGCATCCAGCGCCGTCACCAGAAGGTGATCGAGGAGGCCCCCAGCCCCTTCCTGGACGCGGCGACGCGCAAGGCCATGGGTGAGCAGGCCGTGGCCCTGGCGCAGGCGGTGCAGTACCGCAGTGCCGGCACGGTGGAGTTCATCGTCGACAAGGACCGCAACTTCTACTTCCTGGAGATGAACACCCGCCTGCAGGTGGAACATCCGGTGACGGAGATGATCACCGGCCTGGATCTGGTGGAACTGATGATCCGGGTGGCGGCGGGCGAGAAGCTGCCCCTGACCCAGGATGAGGTGAAGCTGACCGGCTGGGCGCTTGAGGCGCGGGTGTATGCCGAGGAGCCGACGCGCAACTTCCTGCCCTCCATCGGCCGCGTCACCCGCTATCGCCCGCCCGCCGAGGGTGCGGGTGCCGGTGGGCATGAGGCCGGCGTGGTGCGCGTGGACACAGGGATCCACGAGGGCGGCGAGATCAGCATGTTCTACGATCCCATGATCGCCAAGCTGATCACCTATGGCCCCGACCGGACCACCGCCATCTCCGCCATGGGCGACGCGCTGGACCGCTTCCAGATCCGCGGCGTGGGCCACAACATCAGCTTCCTGGCCGCCTTGGTGGAATCCCGCCGCTTTGGCGAGGGGCGCCTGACCACCAACTTCATCGCCGAGGAATTCCCCGACGGCTTCCACGGCCTTGAGCTGCCGCCGGAGACCTTGACCCGCCTGCTGGCCGTGGCGGCCAGCATCCATCGCCGCCGGGTGGAGCGTGACGCCACCATCTCCGGCCAGATGGCGGGGCATCATCGCGTGGTGCCCTGCGACTGGGTGGTGCGGGTGGGCCGCGACAACCACGCCCTGGAGGTTGACGCCGCCGACGATGGCCACGATGTCATCCTGGATGGCCAGACCCTGGCGGTGCGCAGCGCCGACTGGGAAACGGGCCAGACCTTGTGGACCGGCACCGTGGACGGCCAGGCGCTGGCGGTGCAGGTGGACGGCACAGGCATCGGCTATCGCCTGTTCCACGCCGGGGCGGAACTGGATGTCCAGGTGCTGACGGCGCGGGCGGCGGAGTTCGCGGCCCTGATGCCGGTCAAGGCCAAGCCGGACATGTCCAAGTTCCTGCTGTCGCCCATGCCCGGCCTGCTGGTCACCGTGGCGGTGGCCGTGGGTGACGAGGTCAAGGCCGGCCAGGAACTGGCGGTGGTGGAGGCGATGAAGATGGAAAACATCCTGCGCGCCGAAGCCGACGGCAAGGTAAAGAAGATCGCCGCGGACAAGGGCTCCTCCCTCGCCGTCGACCAGATCATCATCGAGTTCGAGTGA
- a CDS encoding CocE/NonD family hydrolase codes for MTKRARGLRRAGCALGAGLLMATTALAQTAPAPMTPYMAPDIPASVDSTIEGADYVKRDVMIPMRDGVKLHTVIVIPKGAKGAPIMLTRTPYNATNRAKRSVSPHMVATLAQGDESFVEEGYIRVFQDIRGKYGSEGDYVMTRPLRGPLNNTDVDHATDAYDTIDWLVKNLPESNGKVGMVGSSYEGFTVLMALANPHPALKAAVPMSPMVDGWKGDDWFHNGAFRQTNFDYFQGQTTVKGSGEAIPRGAYDDYQTFLEAGSAGDFAHKYHLDQLPYWHKLSEHPAYDAYWQNQALDVILAARTPTVPTMIVASLWDQEDMYGAVHTYEAIEPKDTNNNLNYLVLGPWRHSGVNYDGSTLGPLKFAGDTALDFRQNTMLPFLNEHLKDGAPKADTPPVLVYESGTNVWRHLNRWPTSCATGCASTPKPLYLEAGQGLGFTAPAKGGPAYDEYVSDPAKPVPFTPRPVRFRDGDAWKRWLVTDQRAVADRTDVLVYTSEVLTQPMKISGAPVVNLYASTSGTDSDWVVKLIDVYPDEVPSQPEMGGYQLGIGMDIFRGRYRDSLEHPTAIPANKVQRYRFELPNANHVFLPGHRVMVQIQSSWFPLYDRNPQTFVDNIFFAKPGDYAKATQRIYHQGAQASFIDLPVVPVE; via the coding sequence ATGACGAAGCGGGCCCGGGGCCTGCGCCGCGCGGGGTGCGCCCTGGGTGCCGGCCTGCTGATGGCGACCACGGCGCTGGCGCAGACGGCACCGGCGCCGATGACGCCCTATATGGCGCCGGACATCCCGGCCAGCGTGGACTCGACCATCGAGGGGGCGGATTACGTCAAGCGCGACGTCATGATCCCCATGCGGGACGGCGTGAAGCTGCACACCGTCATCGTCATCCCGAAGGGTGCCAAGGGCGCCCCCATCATGCTGACCCGCACCCCCTACAATGCCACCAACCGGGCCAAGCGCTCCGTCAGCCCGCACATGGTGGCGACGCTGGCGCAGGGCGATGAAAGCTTTGTCGAGGAAGGCTACATCCGCGTCTTCCAGGACATCCGGGGCAAGTACGGCTCCGAAGGCGACTACGTCATGACCCGGCCGTTGCGCGGGCCGCTGAACAACACCGACGTGGACCACGCCACCGACGCCTACGACACCATCGACTGGCTGGTGAAGAACCTGCCGGAAAGCAACGGCAAGGTCGGCATGGTGGGATCCTCCTACGAAGGGTTCACGGTGCTGATGGCGCTGGCCAACCCGCACCCGGCCCTGAAGGCCGCCGTGCCCATGAGCCCGATGGTCGATGGCTGGAAGGGCGACGACTGGTTCCACAACGGCGCCTTCCGCCAGACCAATTTCGACTATTTCCAGGGCCAGACCACGGTGAAGGGCTCCGGCGAGGCCATCCCGCGCGGCGCCTATGACGACTACCAGACCTTCCTGGAGGCGGGATCCGCCGGCGACTTCGCCCACAAGTACCACCTGGACCAGCTGCCCTACTGGCACAAGCTCAGCGAACACCCGGCCTATGACGCCTACTGGCAGAACCAGGCGCTGGACGTGATCCTGGCCGCCCGCACGCCCACCGTGCCGACCATGATCGTCGCCAGCCTGTGGGACCAGGAGGACATGTATGGCGCGGTCCACACCTATGAGGCGATCGAGCCCAAGGACACCAACAACAACCTGAACTACCTGGTGCTGGGCCCGTGGCGGCACAGCGGCGTCAATTACGACGGCAGCACCCTGGGGCCGCTGAAGTTCGCGGGCGACACCGCCCTGGACTTCCGCCAGAACACCATGCTGCCTTTCCTGAACGAACATCTGAAGGACGGCGCGCCCAAGGCCGACACCCCGCCGGTGCTGGTCTATGAAAGCGGCACCAACGTCTGGCGGCATCTGAACCGCTGGCCCACATCCTGCGCCACCGGTTGCGCCAGCACGCCCAAGCCGCTGTACCTTGAGGCCGGCCAGGGCCTGGGCTTCACCGCACCCGCCAAGGGCGGCCCGGCCTATGACGAGTATGTCTCCGACCCGGCCAAGCCCGTGCCCTTCACCCCCCGCCCCGTGCGCTTCCGCGACGGTGATGCCTGGAAGCGCTGGCTGGTGACCGACCAGCGCGCCGTGGCCGACCGCACCGATGTGCTGGTCTACACCAGCGAGGTGCTGACCCAGCCCATGAAGATCAGCGGCGCGCCGGTGGTGAACCTGTACGCCAGCACCTCGGGCACCGACAGCGACTGGGTGGTCAAGCTGATCGACGTCTACCCGGACGAGGTGCCGTCGCAGCCGGAGATGGGCGGCTATCAGCTGGGCATCGGCATGGACATCTTCCGCGGCCGCTACCGCGACAGCCTGGAACACCCGACCGCCATCCCGGCGAACAAGGTCCAGCGCTATCGCTTCGAACTGCCCAACGCCAACCACGTCTTCCTGCCGGGCCATCGCGTCATGGTGCAGATCCAGTCCAGCTGGTTCCCGCTCTATGACCGCAACCCGCAGACTTTCGTGGACAATATCTTCTTCGCCAAGCCCGGCGACTACGCCAAGGCGACGCAGCGCATCTACCACCAGGGTGCGCAGGCCAGCTTCATCGACCTGCCCGTGGTGCCGGTGGAGTAA
- a CDS encoding NAD(P)-dependent alcohol dehydrogenase, giving the protein MIKTLGYAAQKAKAPLAPFSFERRDPRAHDVVIDIKYSGICHSDVHQARDEWGGSVFPMVPGHEIAGVVTEVGSGVTKYKVGDKVGVGCFIDSCRECEYCKQGLEQFCVKGMTPTYNGYERDGKTLSQGGYSTAIVVDENYVLRIPENLPLDAAAPLLCAGITLYSPLAHWKAGPGKKVAIVGLGGLGHMGVKIAHAMGAEVTVLSQSLRKQDDGKRLGADHFYATSDKETFKKLAGTFDLIVNTVSAPIDWNAYLGLLKVDGALVVVGVPEEQVPVGAFSLIMGRRSLAGSLIGGIPETQEMLDFCGKHNITSDIETIAISQVNEAYERVVASDVRYRFVIDIATLKTAEAGF; this is encoded by the coding sequence GTGATCAAGACCTTGGGATATGCGGCCCAGAAGGCCAAGGCGCCGTTGGCGCCGTTTTCGTTCGAGCGCCGGGACCCCCGTGCGCACGACGTCGTCATCGACATCAAGTACAGCGGCATCTGCCATTCCGACGTCCATCAGGCGCGCGATGAGTGGGGCGGCAGCGTGTTCCCCATGGTGCCGGGGCACGAGATCGCCGGTGTCGTCACCGAGGTGGGCTCCGGCGTCACCAAGTACAAGGTGGGCGACAAGGTCGGCGTGGGCTGTTTCATCGACAGCTGCCGCGAGTGCGAGTACTGCAAACAGGGGTTGGAGCAGTTCTGCGTCAAGGGCATGACCCCGACCTACAATGGGTACGAGCGGGACGGCAAGACGCTGAGCCAGGGCGGTTATTCCACCGCCATCGTGGTGGATGAGAACTACGTCCTGCGCATTCCGGAAAACCTGCCCCTGGACGCTGCCGCCCCGCTGCTGTGCGCCGGCATCACCCTCTACTCGCCCCTGGCCCACTGGAAGGCCGGACCGGGCAAGAAGGTGGCCATCGTCGGCCTGGGCGGCCTGGGTCACATGGGCGTCAAGATCGCCCACGCCATGGGTGCCGAGGTCACGGTGCTGAGCCAGTCGCTGCGCAAGCAGGACGACGGCAAGCGCCTGGGCGCCGACCATTTCTACGCGACCTCCGACAAGGAGACGTTCAAGAAGCTGGCCGGCACCTTCGACCTGATCGTCAACACCGTGTCGGCGCCCATCGACTGGAACGCCTATTTGGGCCTGTTGAAGGTCGATGGCGCCCTGGTGGTGGTGGGCGTTCCGGAAGAGCAGGTGCCGGTCGGCGCCTTCTCCCTGATCATGGGCCGCCGCAGCCTGGCGGGCTCGCTGATCGGTGGCATCCCGGAAACGCAGGAGATGTTGGACTTCTGCGGCAAGCACAACATCACCAGCGACATCGAAACCATCGCCATCAGCCAGGTGAACGAGGCCTATGAGCGCGTCGTCGCCAGCGACGTGCGTTATCGCTTCGTGATCGACATCGCCACGCTGAAGACGGCGGAAGCTGGATTCTAA
- a CDS encoding DUF3422 domain-containing protein, translating to MGTAADHPLRGVLMQELHSRMALPLKAPVEIFHVTFLATPAEGTECATRLLTLLDALPAGDTAARYGVVVTAIAGRPAQVKWEHHTEFISTTVAIAGHDGDETRLAVETLLDGVFGPLGTGRLAAVALRLEQADGPPDPAALTARFPAGSCAAAIVNGGEAWAALDFQIDEHGYSRALVQNRSLTPDRLGRLVQRLLEIETYRAAAFLAFPQARETMADLTALEARLEVIVGRIRDSRDAVEDRAALDTLTDLAADLNHLVTRNRWRFGASLAYGEIVAERLEELREERIAGLQRIGLFLERRLRPGIRTVEAAARLQGEVAAGVERASAILRTRVDVGLSTQSASLLSSLDRNSRMHVRIQEAVEALSIVGITYYLVSLVEKVMHGLPEVEGWPSTAHMVAIAVPVCAGVVALAARWLRRHVPH from the coding sequence ATGGGTACGGCGGCGGATCACCCGTTGCGCGGCGTGTTGATGCAGGAGTTGCACTCCCGCATGGCGTTGCCCTTGAAGGCGCCGGTGGAGATCTTTCATGTCACCTTCCTGGCCACCCCGGCGGAAGGGACGGAATGCGCCACCCGTCTGCTGACCTTGCTGGACGCCCTGCCCGCCGGCGACACCGCGGCGCGTTATGGCGTGGTGGTCACGGCCATCGCCGGCCGCCCGGCGCAGGTGAAATGGGAACACCACACCGAATTCATCAGCACCACCGTGGCCATCGCCGGCCATGACGGGGATGAAACCCGCCTGGCGGTGGAAACCCTGCTGGACGGCGTCTTCGGCCCGCTGGGCACCGGTCGCCTGGCCGCCGTGGCCCTGCGCCTGGAGCAGGCGGACGGCCCGCCGGATCCGGCGGCGCTGACCGCGCGCTTTCCCGCCGGCAGTTGCGCGGCCGCCATCGTGAACGGGGGCGAGGCCTGGGCCGCCCTGGACTTCCAGATCGATGAGCACGGCTACAGCCGGGCGCTGGTGCAGAACCGCAGCCTGACGCCCGACCGGCTGGGCCGGCTGGTGCAGCGCCTGCTGGAGATCGAAACCTATCGCGCCGCCGCCTTCCTGGCTTTCCCCCAAGCGCGCGAGACCATGGCCGACCTGACCGCCCTTGAGGCGCGGCTGGAGGTCATCGTCGGCCGCATCCGCGACAGCCGCGACGCGGTGGAGGACCGGGCGGCACTGGACACCCTGACCGACCTGGCGGCCGACCTGAACCACCTGGTCACCCGCAACCGCTGGCGTTTCGGCGCCAGCCTGGCCTATGGCGAGATCGTCGCCGAACGGCTGGAGGAGTTGCGGGAGGAGCGCATCGCCGGCCTGCAGCGCATCGGCCTGTTCCTGGAACGCCGCCTGCGCCCCGGCATCCGCACGGTGGAGGCGGCGGCCCGGCTTCAGGGCGAAGTGGCGGCCGGCGTGGAGCGCGCCAGCGCCATCCTGCGCACCCGCGTGGACGTGGGCCTGTCCACACAAAGCGCCAGCCTGCTGTCGTCGCTGGACCGCAATTCGCGCATGCATGTCCGCATCCAGGAGGCGGTGGAGGCCCTGTCCATCGTGGGCATCACCTACTACCTGGTGTCGCTGGTGGAAAAGGTGATGCACGGCCTGCCGGAGGTGGAGGGCTGGCCCAGCACCGCCCACATGGTGGCCATCGCCGTGCCGGTCTGCGCCGGCGTGGTCGCCCTCGCCGCCCGCTGGCTGCGGCGGCACGTGCCGCACTGA
- a CDS encoding sulfotransferase domain-containing protein, with product MPGSASTWSFNVVRALLAHVHGDDGFKSDYRNNLDHYVGIGQKAERPLVLKTHHPDSMTQLRLAHEDIPIVITIRDPRDCVASLMQRFGQPFNDAFAYVLRSVRRIQPCIVRGRRTMVLRYEEDFHNDPASVARIADLIGVDAPPAVLARIHEQLLTRTIRKTLAELEESGRFVENAGTQAKPDLFDPVTHWHKSHIGDGAIGKYRTLPEQSQTLLENAFWAFLAAYYPVPAEEAAGG from the coding sequence ATGCCGGGTAGCGCCTCGACCTGGTCCTTCAACGTCGTGCGCGCGCTGCTGGCCCATGTCCATGGCGACGATGGCTTCAAATCCGACTACCGCAACAATCTGGATCATTACGTCGGCATCGGGCAGAAGGCGGAGCGCCCCCTGGTGCTGAAAACCCACCACCCGGACAGCATGACCCAGCTGCGCCTGGCGCACGAGGACATCCCCATCGTCATCACCATCCGCGACCCGCGCGACTGTGTCGCCTCATTGATGCAGCGCTTCGGCCAGCCCTTCAACGACGCCTTCGCCTATGTCCTGCGCAGCGTGCGCCGCATCCAGCCCTGCATCGTGCGCGGCCGGCGCACGATGGTGCTGCGGTATGAGGAGGACTTCCACAACGACCCGGCCTCCGTCGCCCGCATCGCGGACCTGATCGGCGTCGACGCCCCGCCGGCGGTGCTGGCCCGCATCCATGAGCAACTGCTGACCCGGACCATCCGCAAGACCCTGGCGGAACTGGAGGAAAGCGGCCGCTTCGTGGAGAACGCCGGCACCCAGGCCAAGCCCGACCTGTTCGACCCGGTCACCCACTGGCACAAGTCACACATCGGCGATGGCGCCATCGGCAAGTACCGGACCCTGCCGGAGCAATCGCAAACCCTGCTGGAGAACGCCTTCTGGGCCTTCCTGGCCGCCTATTATCCCGTACCGGCGGAAGAGGCGGCGGGCGGCTAG
- a CDS encoding spore germination protein GerW family protein has protein sequence MTFLNPFTVDPTKAYTQDLMEEFRKAFDQGTLGDPITIDGTTIMTVNLVTFGVGTYGGTAWGEGVGGGGGGGSIPCAIIVVREGKVEIHKMPDELTKSAAEKVTQMVTQMRGPHGKTETVVSTDQAEVKQSETVVS, from the coding sequence ATGACGTTCCTCAACCCCTTCACCGTCGACCCCACCAAGGCCTACACCCAGGACCTGATGGAGGAATTCCGCAAGGCGTTCGACCAGGGCACCCTGGGCGATCCCATCACCATCGACGGCACCACCATCATGACCGTCAACCTGGTCACCTTCGGCGTCGGCACCTATGGCGGCACCGCCTGGGGGGAGGGGGTGGGCGGCGGCGGGGGCGGCGGCAGCATCCCTTGCGCCATCATCGTGGTGCGCGAGGGCAAGGTGGAGATCCACAAGATGCCGGATGAACTCACCAAGTCCGCCGCTGAGAAGGTGACGCAGATGGTGACCCAGATGCGCGGCCCCCACGGCAAGACCGAAACCGTGGTCAGCACCGACCAGGCCGAGGTCAAGCAGTCTGAAACGGTGGTCAGCTAG